Proteins from a genomic interval of Scylla paramamosain isolate STU-SP2022 chromosome 26, ASM3559412v1, whole genome shotgun sequence:
- the LOC135113539 gene encoding uncharacterized protein LOC135113539, translating to MAMDHAHGTHAPHDVPTPTSRPENARGRGHARSRSRDASADSHHHARDASLGSSGARRVGGGGGGGGGGGGGGGGGGGGGGSGGGGGGGGEEPGNNSRGSSPARPLAHTSTPVHSTPPTLLRHTHNL from the exons ATGGCCATGGACCACGCCCACGGCACCCACGCCCCTCACGACGTCCCCACGCCCACCTCCCGTCCTGAGAACGCCCGAGGGCGTGGTCACGCGCGCTCCCGCAGCCGAGACGCCTCAGCCGACTCTCACCACCACGCCCGCGACGCCTCGCTAG GCAGCAGCGGCGCGCGGCGAgtcggtggtggcggcggcggcggtggtggtggaggcggcggcggcggcggcggcggcggcggcggcggtagtggtggtggtggcggcggtggtggtgaagaaccGGGGAACAACTCTAGAGGTTCCTCCCCCGCCCGCCCTCTCGCCCACACGTCCACACCCGTGCACTCTACGCCGCCCACTCTACTAAGACACACCCATAACCT GTGA